The Cydia strobilella chromosome 16, ilCydStro3.1, whole genome shotgun sequence genomic sequence cataatcatttatttatttccaggcACAATACacattatattatgttatggttcataaaattaaattaaataagcttTTTGAAATACTTGAGCGGTCAGATCATTAAAGTTTTAATAACAGGTAAAATTTTCTAGTCTAGATAACATTTATACAagcttacttataaaaaattccttaatgtttaaatagactttttttttcaggtcaATTGGATTAGAATATGAGTTACGACTAGAAAAAGAGTTAAGATTGATGAATATAACATTCTCTGATGAAAATGTATTAAGGTCTCGGGGTTATGATAAGACCCCTGATTTCAAACTTGATGTACCCATAGCAGTAGATGGCTTTATTGTTCATTGGGTAGAAAGTAAAGCATTATTTGGTGATGAAGAAAACCATTCTGGATATTTAAAGGATCAATTAATGGCTTATTGGAACAGATTTGGTCCAGGATTAGTAATCTACTGGTTTGGGTATCTAGAAACACTGGACTCCACCCCAGAAGTAAAtaagatgtttattttaagaacaaaatttccaaaaaaagaAAGTATTACACAATACAAGATGGACTTTGATGTGCAGTAATTTTACGAAATTGTATATTTAgctttattgtaataaaatactttttttagagAGAATTAATTATATCATAATAACACAAGcttgttattaacatttttaacttaatattatggatggtataatattatacaatccATACTTATATATTGAGTTTACAGCGATATTATTGCGGTTCAGCGGAAGTACCcctaggggatattactgcaatgttctgccaccaaagtgcaccactagcctttttagcatagacatagtatagtagttatagacatgaaaccgagcgaccaggggtaagagaaagacatattcatgtattgacaggttaatgtatggcagcataatcctttttccctttcactcttataaaatTCTCGCcgtcgcctcctacctatgctgccataacccatccatgaaaaaaaatccggtcggtgataaggacaaagcatggcactattttctctcctcttataggaatcgcaataagactatctttctctatcaaagagtgtcaggcccttgctttaAAAAGCACTACTACCTACTTACTaaagtaaaccatagagtaacatcaaagatagataatgGTAacgtgagtattatattctttgatggTAACattgagggctatcgtttttttgctcaccagttggcgcctctgttgatggtggtccaaaaggggtccgaagctgcgaacgcgagtgtggagtctagttcgctaatcagcgaaatcgactccacactcgcgttcgcggcttcgcgtcgtGTAATCATGaagtaactagttaataatctgtggtgTAATCTGGAgtgtatggaaggtagaggtaaggaaatgaatcttcatgtatcaaaaagtgaccgtaaaaaatagtaaataggcggcgccaccatacactgaagtacctagtattttatatagatgtgcacccgtgcgaccgtgagggagagaacatacgcaatgcgacaaaattaaaaacacgttttaacattcctgacaacataccagaaacaacctacgtaatttggtcgtgttatttgctgcccctcccccatttcatctctacatatGGTTGTGATTGTGACTGACAGTATTGACAGTGACGCTGACACGGCTGAGGCTGACATATCATTGGCCACTGGGAGCAGTAGGGAGGTGGTGCTGTCTCCAGTGGGTCTGGGTTAACGTCTTTTTTCGATCGTTAAACAAGATAATAATACTCAAAACATAGCGatacataataaacaataattaaaatcaaaaagtGCCCAGTGAGTGTCTTACTCAGTTTTCAGGTAGGCACTAGGCGATATAAAAATCAGTTTGTATTTTTCCTATTTTATGTGTGTAATACGGCATGCAATGGCGATAAAGAAGCCGAAGAGGAGGCGAGCAGGAAACGGATACTTGACCAATTGACGAAAACACGCACAGTGATACTGGATGACTACCATTTGGTCACTAGGCAGATAGCGACCGATGTATATATGTACAGAAGCTACCGCACTGTGTCTGTTGTGTTTTATCCCGTCAGGAAAGACGTTAGCGATGCACGCTTCACATTTCAGGCGGAAGAGCTTCATTTAAATAACATTGGTAGGTGTTTTGTGTGATGTttgcaaataatatttatttatgcaggTTGAAAACAATTCACTCTATTTTTAACGCATGACTCCGCGAAATAAAATTGGTATTGCTGTTTAATTGTGACATGTTTAGCATGGATGATGCTGGAGTGGCTTAAAGATAGCTTAAAttaaagactaaagaacagctgtcagtcattgaagtgacatttgacatttcaaactttgcgaagaccaccatctacactagcgcccctagcggcgaattcatacgcgttagccctcttTACATATGATTTAAAgcttgaccaggaatatatgatcattgtcaagagggcgctattattctcatttatatggcaacagttcagtatagtctgaacaatgtggattggcaactcgtttttTTTGACACatacttttattcaccgtaatcaaaatcagaatccAAATATTCGgtgttcacatttttttattgtcggTTCTTCTTTTTACCGtataaaaaacatgcattttctTACGCAATAGCGCAtcacacataggtcaaaataatcttacataggttctggtatatatatatatatttttttattttttatttattgataatgggaaacaaacagcgaaagatgacacatatagataattacacttaaatacatacataagccaaaacagtttccactactgaaattagataattatggttgctcagacaagacttgtttgtacaattcaattaaactatctctagatctagtgctaaagaactaaacaatgcgaatttgaaaccacaaacgtgacatgcattaatttaacttaattttacaatagtaaactatcaaaatcaattatattatttgccctaatagtagcagagttatattatattatttgttcatttgctcttaattgcagaaacaaatttttgtactgacggaatgaaaaacaagtcaacatgagaatatttgtcattgtaatttttacacGCTCTTACGATAAATCTGTTCTTTGCGTAAGTGGTTCGATGGAAAGGGACCGCGAATAATTTAGAGGAGCGCGTGCGGGGGTACGCGCAGCGCAGAGAGGCGCGGGCGAGTAGCGCGGGGGAGTCGACCAGCCCATTTAGGATTTTATATAGTAAGGTTTGATCCCTAATTTCGCGTCTGATTTGAAGGggtataatattatttgaatcaaattctttgaatttatacttcatccgcctgatattttttttttgaattccTTCTATTGCATTAATATGGATAGAGAAATGAGGACTCCATACTGTGGAAGCATACTCTAGGTGAGATCTTACGTAAGCATTATATAAAAGAATAATTGTTTTAGGatctttaaaatctttactcTGCCTAAATATAAACCCGAGCATACTGTAGGCCTTCCGAACAATTTTATCAACATGGGCGGTCAGCCACAACTCATGGTCAATATTTACGCCAAGATCTTTTATTTCCGTCACCTTTTTAAGGCGGTTGTCATTTATGGAGTAGTCATAAACTATGGGGTTACGTTTACGGGAAAATGTGATAGAACAACATTTTTCAATGTTAAGGCCTAGTTTATTGTTTTGACAGTAGTTATTCAATCTGTCGAGATCATATTGTAGATTGAGACAATCGTTATGTGACGTGATAACACTGAATATCTTCATGTCATCTGCGTACAATAAGACTTCCGAATGCTGAAAACAATCAATGACATCATTAATAAAAACGTTGAATAACAACGGACCAAGATGGGAGCCTTGAGGGACCCCTGACGACACAGGCACAAAGCTAGAAGTGTGACCTTTAACCGCCACCGCTTGGGTTCTGTTACGAAGATAAGATGTGAGCCATCTCAAAAGGTTGCCGTGAATTCCAAATGATTCTAATTTGCTTATAAGTATGGAATGAGGGATTCTATCAAACGCTTTAGAAAAATCGGTGTAAATGGCGTCCACCTGAGAACCTTTATCCATAGCGACCAGAGAATAATCAAGTAATTCGCAAAGGTTGGATTCAGTGGATCTTCTGTTAATAAATCCATGTTGTTGAGGAATAAGCATTGGTCTAATTACACGATATAGCgtatcatatataattttttcaaaaagctTAGGTATTACGGATAGTTTTGAAATACCACGATAATTTTTTATATTCCGTTTATCACCGCTTTTAAAGATAGGAACAACAATCGATTTTTTCCAGGCCTCAGGCATCACACCGGTCTCCAAAGAAAGGTTGAACAAAAAGCTAATTGGTGCTGCTAACGTTGTACGACATCTATGAAGAAAAACTGGATGGATTccatcaggtccacttccttTGGAAACCtgtaatgattttaaataagtttcaaCTATGGTTGATGTAATCTTAACAtggcttaaaatattattggatGGATTGTTATTAGTAGTGTTAATAGATAAATCAATATCTTTTACAAAGACTGACtggaaaaaattattaaataattctgAAATATGTTGACCACTAGAGCCTATATCATTATCTAAGAAGAGAGAGTCTGGTATGCCGCTATTATTAGTTTTTGATTTTATAAAGGACCAAAATGATTTTGAATTAAAGCGAATATTTTTTCGGTTCTAGAAATGTACAGAGTATAACAAAAATCTTCTAACTTTTTTATTGTAGTTCGTAACTTTGAGAAGGCAATGTAGTCTGACtgtcttttataaattttccattttttatgcattttagtttttttatttatcagtttAATTAGCTTACACGAATACCAAATAGGATATTTTCTTTCGTTTGAATTAATAGTTTTGGGTGGTATAAGTGTAtctattatttcatttaaaattgtgtaaaaattatcAACAGCTTTTTCAACGTTATCCGATGAAAGATAGTGGTCCCAGTCTACCTTCTGTAGTTCAGCATTAACCAAGTCGTAGTCTGCTGCAAAAAAACGACGGACGGAGCGAGGAGCTGGTTTCAGTGAGTGGTCGATCAactttaaatcaatatttacaCAAAATACCGGGTGATGACCATCTATTGGCACTAAAGGTTCCACAGATGATAACTTGCAAAAATTATTTGATATGACTAAATCTAAttgtctattatttttatttgggatATTATTAAATTGATGCCATccagtaaaactaataaatgcCGACAGCTGTAATGTCAAAGAATTACAACTGGGATTCACCATTATCAAACTGTTTTCACCGTTATCCGCAGGTATCCAGACAGCATCCGTAATATTAAAATCGCCCAAAACCACAAATACGTCATCCGGGGAATCAGTGTATATGTCGGACACATGTTCAAAAAACGAGAGTTGAGATTCCGCCTGAAACTTGTTTTGGGGAAAATAACATGCAAATAGTCTCAATTTTTTAGCAATAGGACCCTGAGATAAAATAATGTCTATCCAGGTAATATCGGCATCTGGTAAATCTAATAAAGAGCGAAAGTCTCTTTGTTCTACATTGAGTTGACGGCGCACGGCAACAAGCGTGCCACCGCCGCGCGTCACCCCGCACCTGTCGTAATCGCGGTCCGTGCGGTAAACGTTATAGCGAGAGTCGAATAGTTCCCCATCAAAAATACCGGGTAGGAGCCAAGTTTCCGTGATGCAAATAAGGTCATAGTTGAATCGCAGTACGTTACGTAAGAATCCCGTTGTTTTTGATCGCAATCCACGAGCGTTTTGATAATATATAGagatatctatttttttatgaatatataaagaccaataatatatttatgtgtAACCTTATGAGACTCGTAAGCGTAAAAACTTGTAGCGGCAATTTTTATGAGTAAGTAGGGTTTGAAAACAAACATTATAGCATTAATTCTCGAATGGAATAAATTTCTTATCGATATATGAAGAGCGTGATgtagtaaataattattaatattattatatttattatagtatACTTTGTTTCTgcaatttttcaaattatttccGTTAATTAGAGCGATGATGACAATCAATACTTTTATAGAATATCCTAAGTATAAACCTAAAACTAGCAATACTAAAAATATAGCACTTATACAATTTTGTTTAAAGAATCTTCAGACGTAATATAGATAATTGGCGAGTTCTCGTTGCGGCGAACCATGACAGTGCAGTTACGAACCCAGCAGAATTTATATTCTTTCGCAGCGGCCCGTTGCTTCGCTTCTTTGAGAAGGAATTTGTTGTAGCTGGACAGGTGAtcgtttatataaattttattcggGCTAGCACCGTAACCCAGGTCAGCGGCTTTTAAATTTTTCAGTTTACGCAGACACGCCATAAAGTCATCCTTTTTATAGCGAGCCTGCATCTTCACTATAATAGGCTTTGGTTTGGAGTTGTCCGTATCGTTTCTCACGGCGACCCGGGTAACAAAGTCGATATCAGTATTCGTGTTCAACGAAAAGCCGCACGCTTCTGCTAAGCTGTTTATCACAGTGAAGAGATTCTCTCCTTTTGTTTCAGGAACTCCGTTAATCTGAATATTTGAGCGCCGGACCCACTGCTCATTTTTCCTAGAGTCTGTCATGATGTCGTTGAGTGTTTTTTTGACGTCATCAAGTTCCGTTTTGCAGTCTTCCAGCGCGCTGACGCGTGACTCTATAGTGCTCATTCTCCCAGCTAAATCATCTAATTTAGAATCAATACTATTCTTCATTTCGGCTATGTCTGTTCGGACTTGGGATAGATCCATTTGGATCGTTTGAATTGCGGAAAATTGTGTCTGCAATGCAGTTACCTTTGACAGGATATCATTTAATAATTCTGCGGGACAAGATGCATTAAAATGATTGGCATCTCGAACTCGAGGGGGAAGCTGGAACGAGTTTGGAGGTGTGGTCTGGAGTGTGCTGTTGATTGATAACCTCGTACAATTAATGTCAGTAGCGTCCTTATTACTATAAGACGCATCCTCATAAGACATCACTGAGTCGTTAAAATATGACATCTCCGCAGTCGGTTGGACTGGTGTATTGTCATTCCTGCGACGGCGTGTATTGACTGATGTGCAAAATGAACATAGCCAATTTTGTTTGAACTGTTCTGTACATTGGGCTGTAGATAAACCTAAACATGAACAGTGATAATTATTTCCGCACCCAACACATTTCAAATCCTTGTTGCCGTCAATCGGTAAATCGCAGGCAAGGCAAGACATACTGTCACTCTAATATGAGTCTTGGCGTGTTAGCAATAAGGACCAAATTCCGAGAGCCGGCTGCGCAGTTAGAAGTCGTATAGCTATTTCGCGTCGCGCCGTCCAATCACTCGT encodes the following:
- the LOC134748493 gene encoding uncharacterized protein LOC134748493, with the translated sequence MDLSQVRTDIAEMKNSIDSKLDDLAGRMSTIESRVSALEDCKTELDDVKKTLNDIMTDSRKNEQWVRRSNIQINGVPETKGENLFTVINSLAEACGFSLNTNTDIDFVTRVAVRNDTDNSKPKPIIVKMQARYKKDDFMACLRKLKNLKAADLGYGASPNKIYINDHLSSYNKFLLKEAKQRAAAKEYKFCWVRNCTVMVRRNENSPIIYITSEDSLNKIV